The genomic DNA GAAACACACGATCTGGCTGACAGCTCCGTGCATGCACATACACAGATGGGGAGGGAATCTGGAGCAGCCTGGCTAGAGATTACTCTGTGCACAGGGCTGCcaaccatcccccaccccaccccacccctgctgcctacccgcctctctccctcccaacccCCTTGTGGCCACCCCTCTTGGAGGAAGACACCAACTGCAGCCATTGGCATTTCTTCCGCATTGGACCCTGTTCAATGGCCCTGACTTGGCATAGAGGTAACACCCCAGAGGATGGAGGGCCATGTGAGGATGAGCAGAGTAGGGACTCACTCACTTGGCCCTTTGGAGTTAGCTCTTTACTGGGGCTGTTGTTTTCTTGGGCCGCCAGCTCCAGCTCTCTGCTTATGTGTACAGATTTTCTTCTAGGGCTGCCGTGCTTGGACGGTTTGGTTCCTGAGGGGGCTTTGGGATACTTCTCTGCACCCCCAAATGCTGGAAGACCAGAAATAGGAGGAAAGGCAGCCGATGGTAGGGGCTCGCTCAGGACATAGGTCTGTGGGTGTGGTTCCATGGTTGTTTTTGATGAACACGGGCCTGAAGGCTTTTTGTCCTGAGATGTTCCCTTCCTCCTTGCAGCAGCTCGGGGCTGATGGCCAGACCTGCCCCCTTTCTTCCCTGCGACCATGCTGGGCGTTTTCTTCGACGGTGACTTGGTGGGAGAAGAGATGTCTAACTCTCTAGAAAACTGCCTCAGCATGGTCGCGGTGGATACTTGGGATCCAGGGGGCAGGGATGCCCCAGCGCTGCTAAATACGTTCCTTTGGAACCTCTCTCCGGGGAAGTGGCTCTTTCCCTTGGGGAAGAAGCCCACTTTTATGAGCTGCACATCAGGGAACTCCTCCGAGTGTGGGCCGCACACATCTTGGTCCGACTGTAAAAGATCAGGCAGTGTTTGTTCCTGGAGGCCCACGGGATAAGGTCCGGCGGCCTCGGGATTCCCCTAGCCTGTGGAGCCCACCAGCCCGAACCTCGGCCtccttgcccccccacccccacggtGGGGGGGCCTCCCCCCAccgccccgccgccccccctGGGCCCTGGGCAAAGTCCTCTGACGGGGAAACACCTTATGGTCCTCCTCATCCTCGGGGGAACTCATCACTACGACTCTCTCAGGGCGCTGCGGCGCAGCCACCACCCTCCGCCGCCGGCGGCTAGCACCTTCTGCGCGGTGGGAACCTTGGCGACCAACGGCTGGGCGCCGTAGCCCAGAGCGCACCAATCAGCGAGTGCGACGTGGCCGCCCTTTGTGCGCTCCGCCAATAAGGGCCGAGCGCGCGCTGGGGGGAGGGGCGCAGGCTGTGGGCTCCAGGCTCTGCAGCGTCACTTCCGGTGGGGGCGATGGCTAAGGGGCGTCGAGCTCCTCGCGTGTCTAGGCCGGTCTATGCTGCCTGCGCGTGCGAAGGTTGCGTTCGCAGGGCAGAGGCTGGTCTGCGCACAGGGCAGTGAGGGTTGGCATGCCGACACCGGCGTTGCTCCTGAACTAGCTGCTCCTCAGCCTGCCTGGCGCCCCGATCCCAGGTTTCTCTGAAGCCTTGGATATCACATTTCCCCTCTCAAGAGGCTCCCAGCCCCAGCTGGCTGGCCTGCCTTCCCCCACGCCCCTGCCTGTTTCTTGCATGCCGACTGTGGGTAATCCATTGTCATCTGTATTGAAAGGAAAGTGGAGGACACCACAATGCCCTCCAAAAAGCCTGACAGTGCGAAGCCTCCCACATTtccatccctctccctccttgCCTCCCTTAAGGAGAGTCACTCAagggttatttatttgtttatttgaaaaaGAGGAACagatgaaaggggaggagagagagagagagagagagagagagacctatagcactgcttcaccatccatgaaacttcccctctacagatggggaccagaggcttgaacctgggcctttacaCATGGCGAAATATGcacacatgtgcacttaaccacctgtGCCACCACACCCAAAGGGTCTATTTCCACATACTCAGGGGCTCTCCCATCCTTGGGATTGTGCCACCCGTCTCATCAAAAGGGACTGACTTTCCATCTTCCTACATCCCAGTTGCTGCCCTGCTTTCCCTCACCTCTTCACCTCCCTCCCTTCTGTCACCTGTAGGCCTGTGTGACTGTCCCCAGGGTGTATCCTTGCACCTGGCCTTTGGTCCCATGTGCTGCTGCCTCCAGCATCTGTTCACACAGCTCCTTCgctctttgttcttctttatttct from Erinaceus europaeus chromosome X, mEriEur2.1, whole genome shotgun sequence includes the following:
- the LOC132535908 gene encoding uncharacterized protein CXorf49 homolog; translated protein: MPTLTALCADQPLPCERNLRTPRARPLLAERTKGGHVALADWCALGYGAQPLVAKVPTAQKEQTLPDLLQSDQDVCGPHSEEFPDVQLIKVGFFPKGKSHFPGERFQRNVFSSAGASLPPGSQVSTATMLRQFSRELDISSPTKSPSKKTPSMVAGKKGGRSGHQPRAAARRKGTSQDKKPSGPCSSKTTMEPHPQTYVLSEPLPSAAFPPISGLPAFGGAEKYPKAPSGTKPSKHGSPRRKSVHISRELELAAQENNSPSKELTPKGQLYVPGPGPSSMPLPLPLPLPRRRHSGGHSYPERKTMPCQQERESSLALLRTLESPRPGLSAPVGCPRPIHASLEKLQLSPAAPFCPQCVVLQKEIASLKDQLASMQSLIDKFQVLQSEWNTFMRILKSGGRGPAPEGAPH